AATTTAAATCATCAGGTGATTTCCTCTAAAAAATGAGGAATCCCGGAAGAGGATCGGAACGTAAAGTTCCGTCCGGTCTTTAAGACTTGGAAGGGCGGGCAAAGGTTCGCCCTTTTGCTTATTTTAAAGGAAAACAGACAACCGGAGGAGTTTTATGAAACTTTGGGAAAATAAATTTCATAAGGGCCTGGACGAAAGGACAAATGATTTTAATTCCTCTATTTCGTTCGATAGCCGTATGGTACAGGAAGATATCGAGGGAAGTATCGCTCATGCAACGATGCTTGGAAAAATCGGGATTCTTAAAAAAGAAGAAGCCGAAGAGATTTGTGCAGAGCTAAAGAAAATTGCAGAAGAAGTAAAGAGCGGCACACTTTCGATCGATCCCACTTGTGAAGATATTCATACTTTTGTAGAGGGAGAATTGACGAACCGCTTGGGGGATGCCGGAAAACGGCTCCATACCGCGAGAAGCCGAAACGATCAGGTTGCGCTGGATATTCGGCTTTATCTAAGAAATCAGTGCGATTCTCTGGAGGAAGAGATAAAAGAGCTTGTCAAAACCCTTGGAGAGCTTGCACTCAAATATAAAGATGTCGTTATGCCGGGCTATACGCATCTTCAGAGGGCACAGCCAATCGTTTTTGGGCATCATCTTCTTGCCTATGCTGAAATGTTTCTGAGAGATATTGATAGAATAAAGGATACCAGACGACGCATGAATGTTTGTCCGTTAGGTTCCGGAGCTCTCGCGGGAACAACATATCCGCTGGATAGAAATTTGACGGCTTCGCTGTTGAAATTTGATGCACCGACACATAATAGTCTAGACGGCGTTTCCGATCGGGATTTTTGTTTGGAACTGCTTTCTGATATTTCGATCTGTATGGTTCATCTTTCCCGCTTTTCAGAAGAGATTATCCTCTGGTGTAGTTGGGAATTTAAGTTTATTGAGCTGGATGACGCATTTTCCACCGGTAGCAGCATTATGCCGCAGAAGAAAAACCCAGATATTGCCGAATTGATCCGCGGAAAAGCCGGAAGAGTGATTGGAGATCTGACAGGACTTTTGGCTACTATGAAAGGTCTTCCGCTCGCTTATAATAAGGATATGCAGGAAGATAAAGAGCCGGTCTTTGATGCCTGTGATACCCTGCATATGTGCCTTACCACTTTTATTCCGATGATTAAGACCATGCGCGTTTTGCCGCAGAATATGCGCAAAGCTGCCGCCGGTGGATTTATCAATGCCACTGATGCTGCCGATTATCTGGTAGAAAAGGGAATGCCTTTCCGGGACGCCTATCGGGTTGTCGGAGAATTGGTCGGCGAGTGTGTAGAAAAGGGAACTACACTGGAAGCACTGCCTTTAAAAAATTATCAGGCACATTCTGAACTCTTTGATGAAGGAATCTATGATGCCATCAGCCTCGAAAAGTGTGTAAACGGCAGAACAGTTTTAGGCGGACCTGCTCCGCAAAATGTCGAAAAAGAAGCAAAACGTATCTTAGCAATGGTATAAATAAAAAAACAGCTTTTTTGGAGCGCGCATAAAAAAGGGGGAACCAATCGATGAAATCTATTAAAGTCGGCGTCGTCGGCGCCACCGGATATGCAGGTGCGGAATTGTGCCGCATTCTTGCAAATCACCCGCAGGCATCTCTTAAAGCCATCAGCAGTGTGAGTTTTGAAGGAAAAGCACTGAGCGAAGTATACCCTTCCTATTATGGCTTGTGCGATATGATTTGCGGTAACCAGCAACAGGTTGTGGAAAAAAGTGATGTGATTTTTGCCGCTTTGCCGCATGGACTTTCACAGGCGCTGGGAAAAGAGTGTTGGGATCAGAATAAAGTCTTTATTGATCTTGGCGCAGATTTTCGATTGGAAAAAGCGGAAGATTACGAGCTTTGGTATAAGAATACGTTCCAGTATCCAGAGCTCCACAAAGAGGCGGTTTATGGACTGCCGGAACTTTTCCGCGAGGAAATCAAGGGAAAGCACCTGATCGCAAACCCCGGTTGCTATACTACGGCCGTGCCTCTGGCACTTGTTCCGGCATTAAAGGCAGGATTGATTGAGCAGGACGGAATCATTGCCGACTGCAAATCCGGGGTGACCGGAGCGGGGCGGAACAGTACACAGGATACCCATTATCCGGAACTCAACGAAGGCATGCATGCCTATAAGGTCGCTGCGCACCGTCATACACCGGAGATTGAACAGAGCCTTTCTAAAATTACGGGAAACTCAATGAAAGTGCTGTTTGTTCCGCATCTTCTGCCGGTTAACCGCGGAATCCTTGCAACTTGCTATGCAAAGCTAAAAAATGGCACAACGCTTTCACAGCTTCAAGAGGTTTATGAGCAAGCCTATCAGAATGAATATTTTATTCGTCTTTTGCCGAAGGGAAAAGAAGCGGATATTCATAATGTGCGGTATTCTAATTTTTGTGATATTTCTCTTCATATTGATCCGCGTACCAATACGTTTATCGCGGTCAGCGCGCTTGATAACATGGTAAAAGGAGCGGCGGGTCAGGCAATTCAAAATATGAATCTGGCATTCGGACTAGACGAAACAGAGGGTCTTACCGCATGGCCCCCGGCATTTTAAGGAGGGCAAATCCATGAAGTTTATAGACGGCGGAATTACAGCACCGAAAGGGTTTATGGCAGGCGGAATGCACTGTGGGATTCGTCCCAATAAAAAGAAGCCGGACCTGATGATGCTTAAAAGTGAAGTCCCCTGTAATGCGGCCGGCGTTTATACCAGTAATCTGGTAAAAGGCGCATCGATCGAAGTTTGCAAAAAGCATTTGACGGATGGAATTGCCCAGGCTGTGATCGCTAATTCCGGCAACGCCAACACCTGTAATTCAGATGGAGTGGAAAAGGCCGAAAAAATGGCAGAAGCCGCCGCAAGTGCGTTAAAAATCAAAGCACAGGATGTTTTGGTCGCGAGTACCGGAGTTATCGGACAGCCGCTGCCGATTGAGCCGATTATAAAGGCATCACCTGTTTTGGCAAAGAAACTCAGTAAAGAAGGCGGCGATGATGCTGCGAAAGCGCTGATGACGACAGATACGGTCCCTAAAAATCTTGCGGTAGAGTTTATGCTCGGGGACAATGTGGTACGTTTAGGCGGCGCCGCAAAGGGCAGCGGAATGATTCATCCGAATATGTGTACCATGCTCTGCTTTTTGACAACAGACGTTGCAATTTCAACGGAAGCACTGGAAAGTGCTTTGCAGGAGTCGGTGAAGAACAGCTTTAATATGATCAGCGTGGATGGAGATACCAGTACGAATGATACCTGCTGCATTATGGCAAACGGCCTTGCAAAAAATGAGCCAATCACAACGGACGGAGAGGATTATCAGACCTTTTTAAAGGCAATGAAAATGCTTTGTACCGCACTTTGTAAGATGATGGCAAAAGACGGAGAAGGCGCAACAAAGCTTCTTGCTTGTCGGGTAACAGGAGTTTCTTCCGATGAAAATGCGAGAATCGTTGCAAAGACCATTATTTGTTCCTCTCTGGTAAAAGCTGCGATGTTCGGAGCAGATGCCAACTGGGGACGGGTGCTTTGTGCGATTGGATATTCCGGGGTGCCGGTGGATATCCATGCGGTCGATGTTGCGTTCCGTTCTAAAATGGGTGCAATTAATGTCTGCAAAGATGGCGCCGGAATCGATTTTGATGAAGACACTGCTAAGAAAATTCTTTTGGAAGACGAAATCGGGATCGATGTAACGCTCCATGACGGTGATTTTGAGGCAACTGCCTATGGGTGTGACCTCACTTACGATTATGTGAAAATTAACGGTGATTATCGGACCTGATGAGAAGGAGGAATCCCCCTTGAATATTTTAGATGCAGATCGGGCACAGGTTTTGGTGGAGGCGTTGCCTTATATCCAAAAGCTGGCGGGAAAAACAGTTGTTGTTAAGTACGGCGGAAACGCAATGATCGATGATCATCTGAAAGACGCTGTGATGAGCGATTTGGTTCTGATGCAGCTTGTTGGAATCCATGTGGTTTTGGTTCATGGCGGCGGCCCGGAAATCAATGCAATGCTCAAAAAGATCGGAAAGAAAAGCGAATTTATTAAGGGAATGCGTGTGACCGATCAGGAGACAATCGACATTGTTCAAATGGTCTTAGCAGGAAAAGTCAATAAAGACTTGGTGCAGCTTTTGCAGCGCCATGAGGGCAAAGCAATCGGACTTTGCGGCCTGGATGGCGACCTGATGCGTGCAGTAAAGAAAGTTTCTGAAGATGACCTTGGGTTTGTCGGAGAAATTACAGAAGTCAAAAATGACGTGATCAATGATGCAATCGAAAAAGGATATATTCCGATTATTTCCACGGTAGCCGGCAGTCAGGAGGGTCAGGTATTTAATATCAATGCAGATATTGCCGCAGCACATATCGCGGCGAGTCTTCATGCTGAAAAGCTGATTTTGATGACGGATATTCGAGGACTTTTACGAGATAAAGACGATGAGGAAACCTTGATCCCGGTTGTCAATCTCTCTTCTGTGCCAAAACTGCAGAAAGATGGGGTTATCTCCGGCGGGATGATTCCGAAAATTGACTGTTGTGTAGAGGCAGTTCGCCAAGGTGTTAAGCGTGCGCATATTATCGACGGCCGGGTTCCGCATTCCATTTTGGTGGAGCTCTTTACTGATGCCGGTATTGGCACGATGTTCTGTTAATATAGAGGAGGCACTTTATGGAATTTGAAAAAATCAAAGCACAGGCAGATCAATATATGATGCACACCTATCATCGCTTTTCTGCAGCGCTGGTAAAAGGAAAAAATGCGACCGCATGGGATGCAGATGGAAAAAAGTATATTGATTTTACTGCCGGAATCGGTGTAAACAGTCTGGGATATGCCGATCCAAAATGGGTTGCGGCAGTTTCAAAACAGGCGGGAGAAATTCAGCACACCTGTAATCTGTTTTATAATCCGCAGGTTACGTCATTAGCAGAGAATCTTTGTAAAACAGCGGGATTTTCAAAAGTGTTTTTTGGAAATAGCGGTGCAGAAGCAAACGAGTGCGCCGTTAAGGTTGCAAGAAAATATAGTTCTGATCGGTATGGCTTTGACCGCTGCGAAATAATTACCCTTCAAAATTCTTTTCATGGCAGAACGCTGGCAACTCTAGCTGCCACCGGACAGGAACATTTTCATGAGCTGTTTATGCCGCTGCCGACAGGATTTATTACCGCGGAGCCAAACCTTCAGAGCGTCATGGAGAAGCTCAGCGATAAGACCTGTGCAATTTTTTATGAGCCGATTCAGGGAGAGGGCGGCGTTTTGCCCCTGACTGCAGAGTTTGTAAAAGCGCTGCGGAAACTTTGTGATGAAAAGGATATCATTTTGGTGGCGGATGAGGTACAGACCGGTGTGGGGCGTTCCGGAACTTTTTATGCGACAGAGCAGTTTGAAGTAAAGCCGGATGTGCTTACCAGTGCAAAGGGGCTCGGCGGCGGTTTGCCGATCGGAGCGTGTTTGGTTGGCGAAAAGTGCGCAGAGGTCCTCGGTGTTGGTGATCATGGAACCACTTTCGGCGGGAATCCGGTGGTTTGCGCAGGCGCAAATGTGGTTTTGGAGAGACTAAACACACCGGGATTTTTGCAGGAAGTCGTACAAAAAGGGGCCTTTTTGCAGGAATCGCTTCGTGAAATGAAAAACATTGAAAACGTGCGTGGTATGGGATTGATGGTTGGCGCGAAGCCAACCGGAAAAACGGCTGCCCAAATTGCAGATCAATGTGTGGAAAACGGATTGCTGGTGCTGACGGCAAAAGATGTTTTGCGCTTTTTACCGCCGCTTACCATTACGATTGAGGAATTAAAAACGGGCCTTTCTATTTTGGAAAAGGTACTGGCTTAAAATTTTTGAGGAGGCTTATCGATGAAACATCTTTTAAAAATGCTGGATCTTTCTTCTCAGGAGATCACAGAGATTCTGGACCTTGCCGATCAGCTCAAGTATGAGAAAAAGCATGACATTGCGCATCCGCGTCTGGCAGGAAAAACATTGGGAATGATTTTTGAAAAGGCCAGTACCCGTACGCGTGTTTCTTTTGAAGTTGGTATGTATCAGCTGGGAGGACTGCCGATCTTTCTTTCTTCAAAAGATATGCAGATCGGCCGCGGAGAACCGGTGCAGGATACCGCAAGGGTTCTTTCCCGGTATCTGGACGGAATTATGATTCGTACCTTTAAACAGAGCGAGGTAGAAGCGCTGGCTAATTTTGGGACTATTCCGATCATTAATGGTCTGACCGATTTATCTCACCCATGTCAGGTGCTTGCAGATCTGATGACGATCCGTGAGAAGCATGGCAGTTTGGACGGCCTTAAAATGTGCTTTATCGGCGATGGAAATAATATGATGAATTCCCTGATCGTCGGTGGCCTTAAGATGAAGATGGAAGTATCGGTTGCCTGCCCGCAGGGGTACCGCCCTGCAGCAGAAGTGCTGGATTTTGCACAGGCCTATCCGGCGTTCAGCATGACGACCGATCCGAAAGAAGCAGCTGTTGGAGCAGATGTCGTAATTACAGACGTCTGGGCTTCAATGGGGCAGGAAGATGAAGCTGCAAAACGCCGCAAAGCGTTTGAAGGATTTCAGATAAATGCAGAAGTGAT
This genomic window from Caproicibacterium sp. BJN0003 contains:
- the argF gene encoding ornithine carbamoyltransferase — translated: MKHLLKMLDLSSQEITEILDLADQLKYEKKHDIAHPRLAGKTLGMIFEKASTRTRVSFEVGMYQLGGLPIFLSSKDMQIGRGEPVQDTARVLSRYLDGIMIRTFKQSEVEALANFGTIPIINGLTDLSHPCQVLADLMTIREKHGSLDGLKMCFIGDGNNMMNSLIVGGLKMKMEVSVACPQGYRPAAEVLDFAQAYPAFSMTTDPKEAAVGADVVITDVWASMGQEDEAAKRRKAFEGFQINAEVMAKAKKDAMVLHCLPAHRGEEITADVFEKHSTEIFEEAENRLHAQKAVMVKLLG
- the argB gene encoding acetylglutamate kinase; translated protein: MNILDADRAQVLVEALPYIQKLAGKTVVVKYGGNAMIDDHLKDAVMSDLVLMQLVGIHVVLVHGGGPEINAMLKKIGKKSEFIKGMRVTDQETIDIVQMVLAGKVNKDLVQLLQRHEGKAIGLCGLDGDLMRAVKKVSEDDLGFVGEITEVKNDVINDAIEKGYIPIISTVAGSQEGQVFNINADIAAAHIAASLHAEKLILMTDIRGLLRDKDDEETLIPVVNLSSVPKLQKDGVISGGMIPKIDCCVEAVRQGVKRAHIIDGRVPHSILVELFTDAGIGTMFC
- the argJ gene encoding bifunctional glutamate N-acetyltransferase/amino-acid acetyltransferase ArgJ, translating into MKFIDGGITAPKGFMAGGMHCGIRPNKKKPDLMMLKSEVPCNAAGVYTSNLVKGASIEVCKKHLTDGIAQAVIANSGNANTCNSDGVEKAEKMAEAAASALKIKAQDVLVASTGVIGQPLPIEPIIKASPVLAKKLSKEGGDDAAKALMTTDTVPKNLAVEFMLGDNVVRLGGAAKGSGMIHPNMCTMLCFLTTDVAISTEALESALQESVKNSFNMISVDGDTSTNDTCCIMANGLAKNEPITTDGEDYQTFLKAMKMLCTALCKMMAKDGEGATKLLACRVTGVSSDENARIVAKTIICSSLVKAAMFGADANWGRVLCAIGYSGVPVDIHAVDVAFRSKMGAINVCKDGAGIDFDEDTAKKILLEDEIGIDVTLHDGDFEATAYGCDLTYDYVKINGDYRT
- the argC gene encoding N-acetyl-gamma-glutamyl-phosphate reductase, encoding MKSIKVGVVGATGYAGAELCRILANHPQASLKAISSVSFEGKALSEVYPSYYGLCDMICGNQQQVVEKSDVIFAALPHGLSQALGKECWDQNKVFIDLGADFRLEKAEDYELWYKNTFQYPELHKEAVYGLPELFREEIKGKHLIANPGCYTTAVPLALVPALKAGLIEQDGIIADCKSGVTGAGRNSTQDTHYPELNEGMHAYKVAAHRHTPEIEQSLSKITGNSMKVLFVPHLLPVNRGILATCYAKLKNGTTLSQLQEVYEQAYQNEYFIRLLPKGKEADIHNVRYSNFCDISLHIDPRTNTFIAVSALDNMVKGAAGQAIQNMNLAFGLDETEGLTAWPPAF
- a CDS encoding aspartate aminotransferase family protein produces the protein MEFEKIKAQADQYMMHTYHRFSAALVKGKNATAWDADGKKYIDFTAGIGVNSLGYADPKWVAAVSKQAGEIQHTCNLFYNPQVTSLAENLCKTAGFSKVFFGNSGAEANECAVKVARKYSSDRYGFDRCEIITLQNSFHGRTLATLAATGQEHFHELFMPLPTGFITAEPNLQSVMEKLSDKTCAIFYEPIQGEGGVLPLTAEFVKALRKLCDEKDIILVADEVQTGVGRSGTFYATEQFEVKPDVLTSAKGLGGGLPIGACLVGEKCAEVLGVGDHGTTFGGNPVVCAGANVVLERLNTPGFLQEVVQKGAFLQESLREMKNIENVRGMGLMVGAKPTGKTAAQIADQCVENGLLVLTAKDVLRFLPPLTITIEELKTGLSILEKVLA
- the argH gene encoding argininosuccinate lyase encodes the protein MKLWENKFHKGLDERTNDFNSSISFDSRMVQEDIEGSIAHATMLGKIGILKKEEAEEICAELKKIAEEVKSGTLSIDPTCEDIHTFVEGELTNRLGDAGKRLHTARSRNDQVALDIRLYLRNQCDSLEEEIKELVKTLGELALKYKDVVMPGYTHLQRAQPIVFGHHLLAYAEMFLRDIDRIKDTRRRMNVCPLGSGALAGTTYPLDRNLTASLLKFDAPTHNSLDGVSDRDFCLELLSDISICMVHLSRFSEEIILWCSWEFKFIELDDAFSTGSSIMPQKKNPDIAELIRGKAGRVIGDLTGLLATMKGLPLAYNKDMQEDKEPVFDACDTLHMCLTTFIPMIKTMRVLPQNMRKAAAGGFINATDAADYLVEKGMPFRDAYRVVGELVGECVEKGTTLEALPLKNYQAHSELFDEGIYDAISLEKCVNGRTVLGGPAPQNVEKEAKRILAMV